TATTTCCTGAATATGCAGGCACAGATTCAAACCTTAGACTCTTTATTTGGTCTCTCAGATGAACCTTGGAAAAATCTGACTAAAAAGTTTCCTGAGCTGGATGACATTGTTGATCGAACTGCTGTAGCAGAAAATTTATTGCCTGCTGATATGCGAATTCGTCTAATTCAACTCTATCAAAATTACGTTTCCGAATGGAATGCTGTGGAATCGCAGATTGCAGAGGGATTATTAAATAAAAGTAGTTATCAGAAGGCATCTAGCAGATACGTAGTCTCATCTCAACAAGGTTGAGGGATAAAAATTATGGCTACCAACATCCTGGATAACATTGACCTGCGGATATTGGGTGAACTCCTGCAACAAGCACGCAAAAAGTGCGGAATGACTCAGGCTGATGCAGCTAAGGTGATTGATGCTGCACGCACTACTGTGATTGCTATTGAGAAAGGAGAACGCCGTCTCAAGGCCAATGAACTGATTAAACTGGCTCGCGCCTACGGACGTTCTGTGAGTGAATTCGTGCGATCGCGTCCTGTGGTACAACCTTTTGAGGTGCAGTTTCGGGCAGTCTATCAACGCAGTCAAGAGCAAGAAACTGAAATTAAGCCATTCATCGTTCATTTAGAGGAATTGTGCCAAAATTATCTAGAACTTGAGAAGATTATGGACGCACCACTACCGCAGAATTATCCTCTAGAATATGAGGTAACAAATATGCCCATCAAGGCAGCTGCGGAAAGTATAGCAGTTGCAGAGCGTCAACGGCTAGGACTGGGAGACGCGCCAATTTCCAGACTGCGGGACGTTCTAGAGCAAGATGTGGGTTTACGTATCTTCTATTTGAAGATGCCACAAAAATACTCAGAAGTATATAGTTACAACGAACAACTCGGCGGTTGTATGGCAATCAATGCGAATCACCCAGAGGAACGAAGACGTTGGTCAATGGCGCATGGATACCTTCACTTTTTAGCACATCGACAAAAACCTGAGTTTCACTATGATGGACAGTATCAAAGATTTCCCGAAAGTGAGCAATTAGCGGAGACTTTCCCCAAATAT
This genomic interval from Nodularia sp. LEGE 06071 contains the following:
- a CDS encoding XRE family transcriptional regulator codes for the protein MATNILDNIDLRILGELLQQARKKCGMTQADAAKVIDAARTTVIAIEKGERRLKANELIKLARAYGRSVSEFVRSRPVVQPFEVQFRAVYQRSQEQETEIKPFIVHLEELCQNYLELEKIMDAPLPQNYPLEYEVTNMPIKAAAESIAVAERQRLGLGDAPISRLRDVLEQDVGLRIFYLKMPQKYSEVYSYNEQLGGCMAINANHPEERRRWSMAHGYLHFLAHRQKPEFHYDGQYQRFPESEQLAETFPKYFLMPTSGLLKRFNDMYRTHGKFTPTNLFTLAHYYGVSVEALVYRLEEMELLPSGTWDKLRDRGLKVRKVQEELGLEQIPQRIDMMPLHYQHLAIEAFDQGLITEGRFADFLCVDRLEARRIAEALREYSSGMMEEDTDFDLRQTETGGK